One Azospirillum sp. B510 genomic window carries:
- the serB gene encoding phosphoserine phosphatase SerB → MNAVATLIAPRTATLDEAAVQTAKAALVGLGADAGLPDWLAPGGACDLPFGNLAPEQAEAAIRHALGGATLDIIAQPAATRRKRLLVADMESTIIEQEMLDELGDYVGLKDHIAAITARAMNGEIDFKDAVRERVALLKGLKETVIDEVWRRATLMPGAAQLVGTMRANGAVCVLVSGGFRCFTGRVRGWIGFDDDRGNELEVKGGVMTGKVIEPILDKDSKLQALMAYAGEHRVPVAETMAVGDGANDLPMLLAAGLGVAFHAKAVVAAEARARVDHGDLTALLYAQGYRVTEFVG, encoded by the coding sequence ATGAACGCCGTCGCCACGCTGATCGCCCCCCGCACCGCCACCCTCGACGAGGCCGCCGTCCAGACCGCCAAGGCGGCGCTGGTCGGGCTGGGCGCCGATGCCGGGCTGCCGGACTGGCTGGCGCCGGGCGGCGCCTGCGACCTGCCCTTCGGCAATCTGGCGCCGGAGCAGGCGGAGGCGGCGATCCGCCACGCGCTCGGCGGCGCCACGCTGGACATCATCGCCCAGCCGGCGGCGACGCGGCGCAAGCGGCTGCTGGTCGCCGACATGGAATCGACGATCATCGAGCAGGAGATGCTTGACGAGCTGGGCGATTATGTCGGGCTGAAGGACCACATCGCCGCCATCACCGCCCGCGCCATGAATGGCGAGATCGACTTCAAGGACGCGGTGCGCGAGCGGGTCGCCCTGCTGAAGGGCCTGAAGGAGACGGTCATCGACGAGGTGTGGCGCCGCGCTACCCTGATGCCCGGCGCGGCGCAACTGGTCGGCACCATGCGCGCCAACGGCGCCGTCTGCGTCCTGGTCTCGGGCGGCTTCCGCTGCTTCACCGGCCGGGTGCGCGGCTGGATCGGCTTCGACGACGACCGCGGCAACGAGCTGGAGGTGAAGGGCGGCGTGATGACCGGCAAGGTGATCGAACCGATCCTCGATAAGGACAGCAAGCTCCAGGCGCTGATGGCCTATGCCGGCGAGCATCGCGTGCCGGTCGCCGAGACCATGGCCGTCGGCGACGGCGCCAACGACCTGCCGATGCTGCTGGCCGCCGGCCTGGGCGTCGCCTTCCACGCCAAGGCGGTGGTCGCCGCCGAGGCCCGCGCCCGCGTCGACCATGGCGACCTGACCGCCCTGCTCTACGCCCAGGGTTACCGGGTGACGGAATTCGTCGGGTAA
- a CDS encoding bacteriohemerythrin yields MGAITWRRQLSVGQPAIDDDHKHLIEYLNELDAALAAPRFQPARVAKILIKLLEYTKEHFAREERIMQIVHYPKFQEHVAMHRAAVQKVSELSNQFSSDPTHENAEKLYKFTADWLVRHIILMDTQLTPYVRGVWA; encoded by the coding sequence ATGGGCGCCATCACATGGCGACGGCAGTTGAGCGTCGGCCAGCCGGCCATCGATGACGATCACAAGCATCTGATCGAGTATCTGAACGAACTCGACGCGGCGCTGGCGGCGCCGCGCTTCCAGCCGGCGCGTGTCGCCAAGATCCTGATCAAGCTGCTGGAATACACCAAGGAGCATTTCGCCCGCGAAGAACGGATCATGCAGATCGTGCATTATCCGAAATTCCAGGAGCATGTCGCCATGCACCGCGCCGCGGTGCAGAAGGTCAGCGAGCTGTCCAACCAGTTTTCCAGCGATCCCACCCATGAGAACGCCGAGAAACTCTATAAATTCACCGCCGACTGGCTGGTGCGCCACATCATCCTGATGGACACGCAGCTGACGCCCTATGTGCGGGGCGTGTGGGCGTAA
- the fabI gene encoding enoyl-ACP reductase FabI yields MTTIIPAAATLEGKKGLVLGIANDQSIAWGCARAFRALGADLAVSYLNDKAKKFVEPLAQQLEAEIFEPVDVTGEGELKAIFDKIGEKWGKLDFALHSIAFAPKEDLHGRVVDCSREGFQQAMDVSCHSFIRMAKYAEPLMKDGGSLFTMSYFGANRVIDNYGVMGPVKAALEASVRYLAAELGPKGIRVHAISPGPIKTRAASGIAHFDELLDKAADRAPEGRLVTIEEVGYTTAFLATDGAKGITGDTTYVDCGYSIIG; encoded by the coding sequence ATGACCACGATCATTCCCGCCGCCGCCACGCTCGAAGGCAAGAAGGGGCTCGTCCTCGGCATCGCCAACGACCAGTCGATCGCCTGGGGCTGCGCCCGCGCCTTCCGCGCGCTGGGTGCCGACCTTGCGGTCAGCTATCTGAACGACAAGGCCAAGAAGTTCGTCGAACCGCTGGCCCAGCAGCTCGAGGCCGAGATCTTCGAACCGGTGGACGTCACCGGCGAGGGCGAGCTGAAGGCGATCTTCGACAAGATCGGCGAGAAGTGGGGCAAGCTCGACTTCGCGCTGCACAGCATCGCCTTCGCGCCGAAGGAGGATTTGCACGGCCGTGTCGTCGATTGCTCGCGCGAAGGCTTCCAGCAGGCGATGGACGTCTCCTGCCACTCCTTCATCCGCATGGCGAAATATGCCGAGCCGCTGATGAAGGATGGCGGGTCGCTGTTCACCATGTCCTATTTCGGCGCCAACCGCGTCATCGACAATTACGGCGTCATGGGACCGGTGAAGGCGGCGCTGGAGGCCAGCGTGCGTTATCTGGCGGCCGAGCTCGGCCCGAAGGGCATCCGCGTCCACGCCATCTCCCCCGGCCCGATCAAGACCCGCGCCGCCTCCGGCATCGCGCATTTCGACGAGCTGCTGGACAAGGCCGCCGATCGCGCCCCGGAAGGCCGTCTGGTGACCATCGAGGAGGTCGGCTACACCACCGCCTTCCTCGCCACCGACGGCGCCAAGGGCATCACCGGCGACACCACCTATGTCGATTGCGGCTATTCCATCATCGGCTGA
- a CDS encoding YgaP family membrane protein: MELSSITDGARRTLRDVGDRMDKSGNGYGINVGHGERLASLAGGVLLAAFGLRRPGWSGAALALAGGALVARGLTGHCPAKAMLSAREPHGRDRGDRTAIPAQDVEHGTDPYSRHPGDIYTHECEEEIVDEASQESFPASDPPSFSPGVTR; encoded by the coding sequence ATGGAACTCTCTTCCATCACGGACGGCGCCCGGCGCACCCTGCGCGACGTTGGCGACCGCATGGACAAGTCCGGTAATGGCTACGGCATCAATGTCGGGCATGGCGAGCGGCTGGCGTCGCTGGCCGGCGGCGTGCTGCTGGCGGCTTTCGGACTGCGCCGGCCCGGTTGGAGCGGTGCCGCCCTGGCCCTGGCGGGCGGCGCCTTGGTGGCGCGTGGACTGACCGGCCATTGTCCCGCCAAGGCGATGCTGTCGGCGCGGGAGCCTCATGGCCGTGACCGGGGTGACCGGACGGCGATCCCGGCCCAGGATGTCGAGCATGGCACCGATCCCTATTCCCGCCATCCCGGTGATATCTACACCCATGAGTGCGAGGAGGAGATCGTCGACGAGGCCTCGCAGGAATCCTTTCCGGCCAGCGACCCACCCTCCTTCTCGCCGGGCGTCACGCGCTAG
- a CDS encoding PRC-barrel domain-containing protein, producing MTRPTTTAPPAAPVLGTVLGNALLLAVLGSLSIAAPALATDECAAGLDRLGQQAAALEAAGPGTPAPVTQQETAQLRALQQAAQAAARKGDAPACQAILGDAAALRDSIAHPRAIAADDLENAKLRSPDGKDLGSISELIIDPGTGRVAYAVVELGGFLGIGDADFAVPWALFSPSGDGYVLNVPKEKLTNAPRFDDRNRPNMNDRQWAMAVHTYYGVSPYWMRDSATLAAIAGASGGSGDVAAAPLRQEVQRLSQEVARLNQELQQARGAAGSSGAPADTGSGQGSGSPAAPNAASQTPAGNAPPQPPVSQQ from the coding sequence ATGACGCGCCCGACTACCACCGCGCCCCCTGCCGCGCCCGTGTTGGGCACTGTGTTGGGCAATGCCCTGTTGCTCGCCGTGCTCGGCTCCCTGTCAATCGCGGCGCCGGCGCTGGCGACCGATGAGTGCGCCGCCGGTCTGGACCGGCTGGGGCAACAGGCAGCGGCGCTTGAGGCGGCTGGCCCCGGCACGCCGGCCCCGGTGACCCAGCAGGAAACCGCGCAGCTCCGCGCCTTGCAACAGGCGGCCCAGGCCGCCGCGCGGAAGGGCGACGCGCCCGCCTGCCAAGCCATCCTTGGCGACGCGGCGGCATTGCGGGATTCGATCGCCCATCCCCGCGCGATCGCCGCCGACGATCTGGAAAACGCCAAGTTGCGCAGCCCGGACGGCAAGGATCTGGGCAGCATCTCCGAACTGATCATCGATCCGGGCACCGGCCGCGTCGCCTATGCTGTTGTCGAGCTGGGCGGCTTTCTCGGCATCGGCGATGCCGACTTCGCCGTTCCCTGGGCGTTGTTCTCCCCGTCGGGCGATGGCTACGTCCTGAATGTTCCGAAGGAAAAGCTGACCAACGCGCCGCGCTTCGACGACAGGAACCGCCCGAACATGAACGACCGTCAATGGGCGATGGCGGTGCACACCTATTACGGCGTGTCGCCCTATTGGATGCGCGATTCGGCGACGCTGGCCGCCATCGCCGGCGCATCGGGCGGGAGCGGGGACGTGGCGGCGGCACCGCTGCGCCAGGAGGTTCAGCGCCTGTCGCAGGAGGTCGCCCGGCTGAACCAGGAATTGCAGCAGGCGCGTGGCGCCGCCGGTTCCAGCGGGGCGCCCGCCGACACGGGAAGCGGGCAGGGGAGTGGTTCGCCGGCCGCACCGAACGCCGCTTCGCAAACACCGGCCGGGAACGCTCCCCCCCAGCCGCCGGTTTCCCAACAGTGA
- the ureG gene encoding urease accessory protein UreG, which translates to MSALPAIEKSHAGPLRVGIGGPVGSGKTALTDALCKRMRDDWEVAAITNDIYTKEDAEFLTRSGALKPERIMGVETGGCPHTAIREDASINLAAVDQMNAKFPNLDLIFIESGGDNLAATFSPELADLTIYVIDVSAGDKIPRKGGPGITRSDLLVINKTDLAPMVGASLEVMDRDARKMRGDRPFVFANVKAGQGLDAIQSFIVQRGGLPLPG; encoded by the coding sequence ATGAGCGCTCTCCCCGCTATCGAAAAGAGCCACGCCGGTCCGCTTCGCGTCGGCATCGGCGGTCCCGTCGGGTCCGGCAAGACCGCACTGACCGACGCGCTGTGCAAGCGCATGCGCGACGATTGGGAGGTCGCGGCGATCACCAACGACATCTACACCAAGGAGGATGCGGAGTTCCTCACGCGCTCCGGCGCCTTGAAGCCGGAACGGATCATGGGGGTGGAGACCGGCGGCTGTCCGCACACCGCGATCCGCGAGGATGCCTCGATCAACCTCGCCGCCGTCGACCAGATGAACGCGAAATTTCCCAACCTCGACCTGATCTTCATCGAATCGGGCGGCGACAACCTCGCGGCGACCTTCTCGCCGGAACTGGCGGACCTCACCATCTACGTCATCGACGTGTCGGCCGGCGACAAGATCCCGCGCAAGGGCGGGCCGGGCATCACCCGGTCGGACCTGCTGGTCATCAACAAGACCGACCTCGCCCCGATGGTCGGCGCCAGCCTGGAGGTGATGGACCGCGACGCCCGCAAGATGCGTGGCGACCGTCCCTTCGTCTTCGCCAACGTCAAGGCGGGCCAGGGGCTGGACGCCATCCAGTCCTTCATCGTCCAGCGCGGCGGCCTGCCCCTGCCGGGCTGA
- a CDS encoding urease accessory protein UreF codes for MAGIRMAADMGIRTELDGVSTHALTRLLAWLSPSFPVGGFSYSHGIEAAVEQGLVRDRATLIAWLDGILRHGAGRTDGMLFAAAHRAVLTGDEAGFAWAVERADILRASAETALESRAQGQAFLLAIRAAWPLDGLARWDAVITASGRPVAYAVAVALAAALIGVAEGPALTAYLHAFAANLVSAGVRLVPLGQTDGQRALAALDPITHRAAEAALSAPLDDLGGRAMAVDWTSMIHETQYTRLFRS; via the coding sequence ATGGCGGGCATTCGCATGGCGGCGGACATGGGCATTCGCACTGAGTTGGATGGGGTTTCCACCCACGCCCTGACGCGGCTGCTGGCGTGGCTGTCGCCGAGCTTTCCGGTCGGCGGCTTCTCCTACAGCCATGGCATCGAGGCGGCGGTGGAACAGGGGCTGGTGCGCGACCGGGCGACGCTGATCGCCTGGCTCGACGGCATCCTGCGCCACGGTGCCGGGCGGACCGACGGCATGCTGTTCGCCGCCGCCCACCGCGCCGTGCTGACGGGCGACGAGGCCGGTTTCGCCTGGGCGGTGGAGCGGGCCGACATCCTGCGCGCCTCGGCCGAGACGGCGCTCGAATCGCGGGCGCAGGGACAGGCCTTCCTGCTGGCCATCCGCGCCGCCTGGCCGCTCGACGGGCTGGCGCGCTGGGACGCGGTGATCACCGCCAGCGGACGGCCGGTCGCCTATGCGGTGGCGGTGGCGCTGGCCGCCGCGCTGATCGGCGTGGCGGAGGGGCCGGCGTTGACCGCCTATCTGCATGCCTTCGCCGCCAATCTGGTGTCGGCCGGCGTCCGGCTGGTGCCGCTCGGCCAGACCGACGGGCAGCGGGCGCTGGCCGCCCTCGACCCCATCACCCACCGGGCGGCCGAGGCGGCGCTGTCGGCTCCGCTCGACGATCTCGGCGGCCGGGCGATGGCCGTCGACTGGACCTCGATGATCCACGAAACCCAATATACGAGGCTGTTCCGCTCATGA
- a CDS encoding urease accessory protein UreE has protein sequence MTDPTRRATRVHARGHWPAERAAGTVTLAFDDRFRRRMAMTDDAGGAFLLDLPRAVALDDGDGLELGDGSFLRVVAAPEALMEVRVPGPVEAFARVAWHLGNRHLPVQIAGDTIRLRRDHVIEDMLRGLGAEVRDVTAPFMPEGGAYGGHSHGGGHGHSH, from the coding sequence ATGACCGACCCCACCCGCCGCGCCACCCGAGTCCATGCCCGCGGCCATTGGCCGGCCGAGCGGGCCGCCGGCACCGTGACGCTGGCCTTTGACGACCGCTTCCGCCGCCGCATGGCGATGACCGACGATGCCGGCGGCGCCTTCCTGCTCGACCTGCCGCGCGCGGTGGCGCTGGACGACGGCGACGGGCTGGAACTGGGCGACGGCAGCTTCCTGCGTGTGGTCGCGGCACCCGAGGCGTTGATGGAGGTCCGTGTGCCCGGCCCGGTCGAGGCCTTCGCGCGGGTCGCCTGGCATCTCGGCAACCGCCACCTGCCGGTGCAGATTGCCGGCGACACCATCCGGCTGCGCCGCGACCATGTGATCGAGGATATGCTGCGCGGGCTTGGCGCCGAGGTACGTGACGTGACGGCACCCTTCATGCCGGAAGGCGGCGCCTATGGCGGGCATTCGCATGGCGGCGGACATGGGCATTCGCACTGA
- a CDS encoding glutamate racemase translates to MLRALVDAAPGRPFVYLGDHAAAPYGPRSEDDIYRLTIAGMDRLFAQGCRLVVIACNTAAAVALRRLQQEWLPSAHPGRNVLGVLVPMVEAITRVPWMIDTVPPDHLAEPRTVGIFATLATVNSGSFPREIGKRAPSVRVVQQACPDLVPLIERGAADGEIEPAVAGYVRVLLDKLGRQPLDAVVLGCTHYPLVRHLFARALPPGVEILSQPTLTARSLEQYFGRHPEYRPDPAEHDLKFFTTGDAALVSELAGRFFGHPTPFERLR, encoded by the coding sequence GTGCTGCGCGCCCTGGTGGACGCCGCACCCGGTCGGCCCTTCGTCTATCTCGGCGACCATGCCGCCGCTCCCTATGGCCCGCGCAGCGAGGACGACATCTACCGGCTGACCATCGCCGGGATGGACCGTCTCTTCGCCCAGGGCTGCCGGCTGGTCGTCATCGCCTGCAACACGGCGGCGGCCGTCGCGTTGCGTCGGTTGCAGCAGGAATGGCTGCCGTCGGCCCATCCCGGCCGCAATGTGCTGGGCGTGCTGGTGCCGATGGTGGAGGCGATCACCCGCGTGCCGTGGATGATCGACACCGTCCCGCCCGACCATCTCGCCGAGCCGCGCACCGTCGGCATCTTCGCCACCCTGGCGACGGTCAATTCCGGCTCCTTCCCGCGGGAGATCGGCAAGCGCGCCCCCTCCGTCCGCGTCGTGCAGCAGGCCTGTCCCGACCTCGTGCCGCTGATCGAGCGCGGTGCCGCGGATGGGGAGATCGAACCGGCGGTGGCGGGCTATGTCCGCGTGCTGCTCGACAAGCTGGGCCGGCAGCCGCTCGACGCCGTGGTGCTGGGCTGCACCCATTATCCGCTGGTCCGGCACCTGTTCGCCCGCGCCCTGCCGCCGGGGGTGGAGATCCTGTCCCAGCCGACGCTGACCGCCCGCTCGCTGGAGCAGTATTTCGGGCGTCACCCCGAATACCGGCCCGATCCGGCCGAGCACGACCTGAAATTCTTCACCACCGGGGACGCGGCGCTGGTCAGCGAACTGGCCGGCCGCTTCTTCGGCCACCCGACCCCCTTCGAACGGCTTCGCTGA
- the ureC gene encoding urease subunit alpha → MAHRIDRAEYAALYGPTTGDRIRLADTDLIVEVERDHTVYGEEVKFGGGKVIRDGMGQSQRSRHQGAVDTVITNALIIDHWGIVKADIGITGGRIAAIGKAGNPDIQPGVDIIIGPGTEVIAGEGKIVTAGGIDAHIHFICPQQVDEALNSGVTTMLGGGTGPAAGTSATTCTPGPWHMERMLQAAEGLPINLGFFGKGNSSRPDALLEQIAAGACGLKLHEDWGTTPDAIDTCLTVADQLDVQVAIHTDTLNESGFVEDTIAAFKGRTIHTFHTEGAGGGHAPDIIRVASLANVLPSSTNPTRPFTINTVDEHLDMLMVCHHLSPRIPEDVAFAESRIRRETIAAEDILHDLGVFSMISSDSQAMGRLGEVVIRTWQTAHKMKLQRGRLPQETGDNDNFRVKRYIAKYTINPALSHGIGHVVGSVEVGKLADLVLWSPAFFGVKPDMVIKCGTIAAALMGDPNASIPTPQPVHYRPMFGAFGRAMQASSVTFVSAKALEREVGRHLGLHRELIAVRGTRGVGKADMIHNDAMPHIEVDPETYEVRADGQLLTCEPAEILPMAQRYFLF, encoded by the coding sequence ATGGCACACCGCATCGACCGGGCCGAATACGCGGCCCTCTACGGCCCGACCACCGGCGACCGCATCCGGCTGGCCGACACCGACCTGATCGTCGAGGTTGAACGGGACCACACCGTCTATGGCGAGGAGGTGAAGTTCGGCGGCGGCAAGGTGATCCGCGACGGCATGGGGCAATCCCAGCGCTCGCGCCACCAGGGAGCGGTCGACACCGTCATCACCAACGCCCTGATCATCGACCATTGGGGCATCGTCAAGGCCGACATCGGCATCACCGGCGGGCGCATCGCCGCCATCGGCAAGGCCGGCAACCCCGACATCCAGCCCGGCGTCGACATCATCATCGGGCCGGGCACCGAGGTGATCGCCGGCGAGGGCAAGATCGTCACCGCCGGCGGCATCGACGCCCACATCCATTTCATCTGTCCGCAGCAGGTGGACGAGGCGCTGAACAGCGGCGTCACCACCATGCTGGGCGGCGGCACCGGCCCGGCCGCCGGCACCTCCGCCACCACCTGCACGCCGGGGCCGTGGCACATGGAGCGGATGCTCCAGGCCGCCGAGGGGCTGCCGATCAATCTCGGCTTTTTCGGCAAGGGCAACAGCAGCCGTCCCGATGCGCTCTTGGAGCAGATCGCCGCCGGCGCCTGCGGCCTGAAGCTGCACGAGGATTGGGGCACCACGCCCGACGCCATCGACACCTGCCTGACCGTCGCCGACCAGCTCGACGTCCAGGTGGCGATCCACACCGACACGCTGAACGAATCGGGCTTCGTCGAGGACACCATCGCCGCCTTCAAGGGCCGGACCATCCACACCTTCCACACCGAAGGGGCGGGCGGCGGCCATGCGCCGGACATCATCCGGGTGGCCAGCCTCGCCAATGTGCTGCCCAGCTCGACCAACCCGACGCGGCCCTTCACCATCAACACGGTGGACGAGCATCTCGACATGCTGATGGTGTGCCACCACCTCAGCCCGCGCATCCCGGAGGACGTGGCCTTCGCCGAAAGCCGCATCCGGCGCGAGACCATCGCGGCGGAGGACATCCTGCATGACCTGGGCGTCTTCTCCATGATCTCGTCGGACAGCCAGGCGATGGGCCGGCTGGGCGAGGTGGTGATCCGCACCTGGCAGACCGCGCACAAGATGAAGCTCCAGCGCGGCCGGCTGCCGCAGGAGACCGGCGACAACGACAATTTCCGGGTCAAGCGCTACATCGCCAAATACACCATCAACCCGGCGCTGTCGCACGGCATCGGCCATGTCGTCGGCTCGGTCGAGGTCGGCAAGCTGGCCGATCTGGTGCTGTGGTCGCCGGCCTTCTTCGGGGTCAAGCCCGACATGGTGATCAAATGCGGCACCATCGCCGCGGCGCTGATGGGCGATCCCAACGCGTCGATCCCGACGCCGCAGCCGGTGCATTACCGTCCGATGTTCGGGGCCTTCGGCCGGGCGATGCAGGCCAGCAGCGTGACCTTCGTCAGCGCCAAGGCGCTGGAGCGGGAGGTCGGCCGCCATCTGGGCCTGCACCGCGAGCTGATCGCCGTCCGGGGCACCCGCGGCGTCGGCAAGGCGGACATGATCCACAATGACGCGATGCCGCACATCGAGGTGGATCCCGAGACCTACGAGGTGCGGGCGGACGGGCAGCTGCTGACCTGCGAACCGGCGGAAATCCTGCCGATGGCCCAGCGCTATTTCCTGTTCTGA
- a CDS encoding urease subunit beta, which yields MKPGEILPAAGEIILNDGRETVELDVANAGDRPIQVGSHFHFHETNGALTFDREKARGFRLDIPAGTAVRFEPGQTRRVTLVAYGGDRVVIGFNRKVNGAL from the coding sequence ATGAAACCCGGTGAAATCCTCCCGGCGGCCGGCGAGATCATACTCAACGACGGCCGCGAAACCGTCGAACTCGACGTCGCCAATGCCGGTGACCGGCCGATCCAGGTCGGCTCGCACTTCCATTTCCACGAGACCAACGGCGCGCTGACCTTCGACCGCGAGAAGGCGCGCGGCTTCCGGCTCGACATTCCGGCCGGGACGGCGGTGCGCTTCGAGCCCGGCCAGACCCGCCGGGTTACGCTGGTCGCCTATGGCGGCGACCGCGTGGTGATCGGCTTCAACCGCAAGGTCAACGGCGCCCTCTGA
- a CDS encoding urease subunit gamma — MNLTGREKDKLLVAMAAMVARRRLERGVKLNHPEAVALITDYVVEGARDGRTVAELMRDGATVLTRDQVMDGIPEMIHDIQVEATFPDGTKLVTVHQPIR, encoded by the coding sequence ATGAACCTGACAGGGCGCGAGAAGGACAAGCTGCTCGTCGCGATGGCGGCGATGGTGGCGCGTCGGCGGCTGGAGCGTGGCGTCAAGCTGAACCATCCCGAGGCGGTCGCCCTCATCACCGACTATGTGGTGGAAGGTGCCCGCGACGGCCGCACGGTGGCCGAGCTGATGCGCGACGGCGCCACCGTGCTGACCCGCGATCAGGTGATGGACGGCATCCCCGAGATGATCCACGACATCCAGGTCGAGGCGACCTTCCCCGACGGCACCAAGCTCGTCACCGTCCACCAGCCGATCCGTTGA
- a CDS encoding urease accessory protein UreD yields MAVAGRPGNSTREDKKVAVHGAATVRFEHRHGETRLATLYHHDPLRVLMPAPRRDDLPIAVLATTSGGMVGGDRLDIALSVGPGARALITTQAAEKVYRSTGADCRIDTVLAVEDGGWLEWMPQEAIVFEGSRLRRLTRIDLAGTGRLIAGEMLVFGRAAFGETVSRGLIRDAWEVVRDGRAVWADALHLDSDIAEALAHPAGFGGAAACATLLHAAPDAAGRLDAVRALAQSLAEPSAKPLEGVRIGATALDGLLVVRILGGEARAVRRAYAALWSGLRAEAAGLPTRLPRLWEV; encoded by the coding sequence GTGGCGGTGGCCGGCAGGCCGGGAAATTCGACGCGCGAGGACAAGAAGGTCGCCGTCCATGGCGCCGCGACCGTCCGGTTCGAGCATCGCCACGGCGAGACCCGGCTGGCGACGCTCTATCACCATGACCCGTTGCGGGTGCTGATGCCGGCGCCGCGCCGCGACGATTTGCCCATCGCCGTGCTGGCCACCACCTCGGGCGGGATGGTCGGCGGCGACCGTCTGGACATCGCGCTGTCCGTCGGGCCGGGCGCCAGGGCGCTGATCACCACCCAGGCGGCGGAGAAGGTCTACCGCTCCACCGGCGCCGATTGCCGCATCGATACGGTGCTGGCGGTGGAGGATGGCGGCTGGCTGGAATGGATGCCGCAGGAGGCCATCGTCTTCGAAGGCTCCCGCCTGCGCCGGCTGACCCGCATCGATCTCGCCGGGACCGGCCGCCTCATCGCCGGCGAGATGCTGGTCTTCGGCCGCGCCGCCTTCGGCGAGACGGTGAGCCGCGGCCTGATCCGCGACGCCTGGGAGGTCGTCCGCGACGGCCGCGCGGTCTGGGCCGACGCCCTGCATCTGGACAGCGACATCGCCGAGGCGCTGGCCCATCCCGCCGGCTTCGGTGGGGCCGCCGCCTGCGCCACCCTGCTGCACGCCGCTCCGGACGCCGCCGGCCGTCTCGACGCGGTCCGCGCGCTGGCCCAGTCGCTGGCCGAGCCGTCGGCCAAACCGCTGGAGGGTGTCCGCATCGGCGCCACCGCGCTGGACGGGCTGCTGGTCGTCCGCATCCTCGGCGGCGAGGCCCGCGCGGTGCGCCGGGCCTATGCCGCGCTGTGGTCCGGCCTGCGCGCCGAGGCCGCCGGCCTGCCGACCCGCCTGCCGCGGCTGTGGGAGGTGTGA
- a CDS encoding LuxR C-terminal-related transcriptional regulator gives MMEFELQARAGSRSAGNPARIFLVVDEQPMVRHGFALSIGEICPGTRVLEAGSLNEALEIGRRTPDLALVLYDPGQPRGETGGTVDDAGGGAIPGLRRLKETLGDVPVLILTNSDEVADIVDSVRMGARGYVLKTSPPEVLEHAISLALSGDIFLPLPRAVLNGALAEGPQGGDDILDRLTDRQRDVFELLLAGHSNKEIARGLGVLEGTVKVHVRAIMQKLGVRNRTQVAVVAARNGCFTGEG, from the coding sequence ATGATGGAGTTCGAGCTTCAGGCGCGCGCCGGTTCGCGCAGCGCGGGCAATCCAGCGCGGATTTTTCTGGTGGTCGACGAGCAGCCGATGGTTCGCCATGGCTTCGCCTTGTCCATCGGCGAGATCTGTCCCGGAACGCGCGTGCTGGAGGCCGGGTCGTTGAATGAGGCGTTGGAGATCGGCCGCCGGACTCCGGACCTGGCCCTGGTCCTCTACGATCCCGGCCAGCCGCGCGGGGAAACGGGCGGCACGGTGGATGACGCCGGTGGCGGGGCCATCCCCGGATTGCGCCGGTTGAAGGAGACGCTGGGCGACGTGCCCGTCCTGATCCTCACCAACTCCGACGAGGTCGCCGACATCGTCGACAGCGTCCGCATGGGCGCCCGCGGCTATGTGCTGAAGACCAGTCCGCCGGAGGTGCTGGAGCATGCCATCTCGCTGGCGCTCAGCGGCGACATCTTCCTGCCGCTGCCGCGCGCGGTGCTGAACGGGGCGTTGGCCGAGGGACCGCAGGGCGGCGACGATATCCTGGACCGGCTGACCGACCGGCAGCGCGACGTGTTCGAGCTGCTGCTGGCCGGCCATTCCAACAAGGAGATCGCCCGTGGCCTGGGCGTGCTCGAAGGCACCGTGAAGGTGCATGTGCGCGCCATCATGCAGAAGTTGGGGGTGCGCAACCGCACCCAGGTCGCCGTGGTCGCCGCCCGCAACGGCTGTTTCACCGGCGAGGGCTGA